Proteins encoded within one genomic window of Brenneria nigrifluens DSM 30175 = ATCC 13028:
- a CDS encoding ComEA family DNA-binding protein produces MRKSGVKALCVIVGLSLVGLSPLVQAAAPTENAGGAAQSAPVAQKTEKALLPAADEDEVSINLATAQELAEAMNGVGIKKAEAIVNYRQQNGPFTQIEQLQEVPGIGAALLERNLSRLKL; encoded by the coding sequence ATGAGAAAGTCAGGAGTGAAGGCGCTTTGCGTGATCGTTGGGTTGAGTCTGGTCGGGCTGTCGCCGTTGGTTCAGGCGGCTGCGCCAACGGAAAACGCCGGGGGAGCGGCGCAGTCGGCGCCGGTGGCGCAAAAGACGGAAAAAGCGCTGCTTCCCGCGGCGGATGAAGATGAAGTAAGCATTAATTTGGCGACCGCGCAGGAGTTGGCGGAGGCGATGAACGGCGTCGGCATTAAAAAAGCTGAGGCAATCGTCAATTATCGTCAACAAAACGGTCCTTTCACCCAGATAGAGCAGTTGCAGGAAGTGCCGGGGATTGGCGCGGCTTTACTGGAGCGTAATCTGTCGCGCTTGAAATTGTGA
- a CDS encoding acyl-CoA thioesterase — MQTFITVRGYHIDVYQHVNNARYLEFLEEARWQWLQKSALFDWMTSHRIAFVVVNININYRQPAVLGDELRIDGILLKIGARSGTISQTVTRVADNAIIADATLTFVCIDLVSQRALPLEGPLLEHLDAIRQA, encoded by the coding sequence ATGCAGACTTTCATCACCGTGCGTGGTTACCACATCGATGTTTACCAGCACGTTAATAACGCTCGTTATCTCGAGTTTCTGGAAGAGGCGCGTTGGCAATGGCTGCAGAAGTCGGCGCTTTTCGACTGGATGACGAGCCACCGTATCGCTTTTGTGGTGGTGAATATCAATATCAACTATCGCCAACCGGCGGTGTTGGGGGATGAACTGCGTATTGACGGCATATTGCTGAAGATCGGCGCCAGAAGCGGGACCATCAGCCAGACCGTTACTCGCGTCGCCGATAACGCTATTATCGCGGATGCGACGCTGACGTTTGTCTGCATCGATCTTGTCAGTCAACGGGCCTTGCCGCTGGAAGGGCCGCTGCTGGAGCACCTGGACGCTATCCGTCAGGCGTAG
- the queC gene encoding 7-cyano-7-deazaguanine synthase QueC, translating into MKRAVVVFSGGQDSTTCLIQALKQYDDVHCITFDYGQRHRAEIDIARALARRLGATAHKVLDAGLLNELAASSLTRENIPVPDYDSESQGLPSTFVPGRNILFLTLAAIYAYQVGAQAVITGVCETDFSGYPDCRDEFIKALNHAVVLGTARDIRFVTPLMWLNKAETWALADYYQQLETVRDHTLTCYNGIKGEGCGQCAACRLRANGLEQYRRDPAGVMAALKQKSGLQ; encoded by the coding sequence ATGAAGCGTGCTGTCGTCGTTTTTAGCGGTGGACAAGACTCCACAACCTGCCTGATCCAGGCCCTGAAACAGTATGATGACGTTCACTGTATTACCTTCGATTACGGTCAACGTCACCGCGCGGAAATCGATATCGCCAGAGCGCTGGCGCGGCGACTTGGCGCCACCGCGCATAAGGTGCTGGACGCCGGCCTGCTGAATGAACTGGCCGCCAGCAGCCTGACGCGTGAAAACATTCCCGTCCCTGACTATGATAGCGAGTCGCAAGGGCTGCCCAGCACCTTTGTACCGGGGAGGAATATCCTGTTCCTGACGCTGGCCGCCATCTATGCCTATCAGGTTGGCGCGCAGGCGGTGATCACCGGCGTGTGCGAAACGGATTTTTCCGGCTACCCCGACTGTCGCGATGAATTTATCAAGGCATTGAATCATGCCGTGGTACTGGGCACTGCGCGCGATATCCGTTTCGTTACGCCGCTGATGTGGCTCAACAAGGCGGAAACCTGGGCGCTGGCGGACTATTACCAGCAGTTGGAAACCGTTCGCGACCACACGTTGACCTGCTACAACGGGATTAAAGGCGAGGGTTGCGGCCAGTGCGCCGCCTGTCGTCTGCGCGCCAACGGACTCGAACAGTACCGCCGCGATCCCGCGGGCGTTATGGCGGCGCTCAAACAGAAAAGCGGCCTGCAATAG
- a CDS encoding Lrp/AsnC family transcriptional regulator, with product MIDKIDRTLLGLLQQDCTLSLQTLAESVNLTSTPCWKRLKRLEEEGYIRGRVALLDNERLGLGLTAFVLLKTQQHNSVWYQTFTSVVSEMPEVLSFYRMAGEYDYLMQVQVADMKSYDDFYKRLVNGIPGLVDVTSSFAMERIKYTTALPLSL from the coding sequence ATGATAGATAAAATAGATCGCACGCTATTGGGGTTACTGCAACAGGACTGTACGCTTTCCCTGCAAACGCTGGCCGAGTCGGTGAATCTGACCTCGACGCCCTGCTGGAAAAGGCTGAAGAGGCTGGAAGAAGAGGGCTATATCCGCGGTCGGGTGGCGCTGCTGGATAACGAGCGTCTGGGATTGGGGCTGACCGCCTTTGTGCTACTGAAAACTCAGCAGCACAACAGCGTCTGGTATCAAACCTTTACCAGCGTGGTGTCGGAAATGCCCGAAGTATTGTCTTTCTATCGCATGGCCGGAGAGTATGATTATCTGATGCAGGTGCAGGTCGCTGATATGAAAAGCTATGATGATTTTTATAAGCGGCTGGTAAACGGCATTCCCGGGTTGGTGGACGTGACGTCCAGCTTCGCCATGGAGCGCATCAAGTACACCACCGCGCTGCCGTTATCATTGTAA
- a CDS encoding PLP-dependent cysteine synthase family protein — protein sequence MTNTWVKNAIRAIEADFQRSADTHLIRLTLAEYPGIYCYLKDESTHPSGSLKHRLARSLFLYGLCNGWIKEGTPIVEASSGSTAVSEAYFARLLGLPFIAVMPACTARRKIEQIAFYGGSCHFVEQAGQIYAASEQLAKKLNGHYMDQFTYAERATDWRGNNNIADSIYRQMSREPYAVPDYIVMGAGTGGTSATLGRYIRYQGLNTQLVVVDPENSVFYDCYQRRDRAITGKCASRIEGIGRPRAEPSFIPDVIDGMMRVPDAASIATLYWLEGILGRKVGASTGTNVWGMLQLAKQMKAQGKQGAIVTLLCDSGERYLDTYYHSDWVANNIGDLTPYLDILHSGAACRPAAQSRTA from the coding sequence ATGACCAACACCTGGGTAAAAAATGCTATCCGCGCCATAGAAGCCGATTTTCAACGTTCGGCCGATACGCACCTTATTCGGCTGACCTTGGCGGAGTATCCAGGGATTTACTGCTATTTAAAAGACGAAAGCACCCACCCCAGCGGCAGCCTGAAACACCGCCTGGCCCGCTCTCTATTCCTCTACGGCCTATGCAACGGCTGGATAAAAGAAGGGACGCCGATCGTCGAGGCTTCATCCGGCAGCACCGCGGTATCAGAGGCTTATTTCGCCCGCCTGCTGGGATTACCCTTTATCGCCGTTATGCCCGCCTGCACCGCCAGACGAAAAATAGAACAAATCGCTTTTTATGGCGGCAGTTGTCATTTCGTCGAACAGGCCGGGCAGATCTATGCGGCATCCGAGCAGTTGGCCAAGAAGCTTAACGGCCATTATATGGATCAGTTCACCTATGCCGAACGGGCAACCGACTGGCGCGGCAACAATAATATCGCCGACAGTATTTATCGCCAGATGTCGCGGGAACCCTATGCCGTTCCAGACTACATTGTGATGGGCGCGGGAACCGGCGGCACCTCCGCCACCCTGGGGCGCTATATCCGCTATCAGGGACTGAATACCCAACTGGTGGTGGTCGATCCGGAAAACTCCGTTTTCTACGACTGCTATCAACGGCGCGATCGCGCCATTACCGGCAAATGCGCCAGTCGTATTGAAGGTATCGGCCGCCCGCGGGCGGAACCCTCATTTATTCCCGACGTCATTGACGGCATGATGCGCGTTCCCGATGCGGCCAGCATCGCCACCCTCTACTGGCTGGAAGGCATTCTGGGTCGCAAAGTCGGCGCATCCACCGGCACCAACGTCTGGGGCATGCTGCAACTGGCGAAACAGATGAAGGCCCAGGGTAAACAGGGCGCCATTGTTACGCTGCTGTGCGACAGCGGCGAACGTTATCTGGATACTTATTACCACAGCGACTGGGTGGCAAATAACATCGGCGATCTCACCCCTTATCTGGACATTTTGCATAGCGGAGCAGCATGCCGTCCCGCCGCGCAATCCAGGACGGCGTGA
- a CDS encoding SmdA family multidrug ABC transporter permease/ATP-binding protein produces MRLFAQLGWFFRREWRRYIGAVALLIVIAVLQLLPPRLVGVVVDGVTQRNMPTAEMMQWIGVMLLTAVMVYLLRCVWRVLLFGAAYQLAVELREDFYRQLSRQHPAFYLRHRTGDLMARATNDVDRVVFAAGEGVLTLVDSLVMGCAVLVVMCTQISWQLTLLALLPMPVMALIIKHYGTQLHQRFRLAQAAFSSLNDQAQEGLTSIRMIKSFGLEDYQSARFAQVAADAGAKNMYVARVDARFDPTIYIAIGLSHMLAIGGGSWMVINGSLTLGTLTSFVMYLGLMIWPMLALAWMFNIVERGSAAYGRIRQLLAEEPVVRDGTQSLPAERGALEVNIDAFHYPESPRGVLKDLRFTLKPGKVLGLCGPTGSGKSTLLALILRHFDIESGDIRYHNLPLSHIQLDELRHRFAVVGQTPFLFSDTAARNIALGRPDATRQQIEQAARLASVHEDILRLPQGYDTEVGERGVMLSGGQKQRIAIARALLLDAEILILDDALSAVDGRTEHRILRNLKQWGGQRTLIISAHRLSALTEADEILVLQHGHAIQRGGHRELVAQSGWYRDMYRYQQLEAALDDASPAEGEKDE; encoded by the coding sequence GTGAGACTGTTTGCTCAACTAGGCTGGTTTTTTCGTCGTGAATGGCGGCGCTATATCGGCGCGGTGGCATTGCTAATCGTGATTGCTGTTTTGCAACTGCTCCCTCCCAGACTGGTTGGCGTGGTGGTCGATGGCGTCACGCAACGCAATATGCCCACGGCCGAGATGATGCAGTGGATCGGCGTTATGCTGCTGACCGCGGTGATGGTTTATCTGCTGCGGTGCGTCTGGCGGGTGTTGCTGTTTGGCGCGGCCTATCAATTGGCGGTCGAACTGCGCGAAGATTTTTATCGTCAGCTCAGCCGTCAGCATCCCGCTTTCTATTTACGCCACCGTACCGGCGATTTGATGGCCCGCGCCACCAATGATGTGGACCGCGTGGTGTTCGCCGCCGGCGAAGGGGTGCTGACGCTGGTCGATTCACTGGTGATGGGGTGCGCCGTGCTGGTGGTCATGTGTACCCAGATAAGCTGGCAACTGACGTTGCTGGCGCTGCTGCCGATGCCGGTTATGGCGCTGATTATCAAACATTATGGTACGCAGCTGCACCAGCGTTTTAGATTGGCTCAGGCGGCATTTTCCTCGCTGAACGATCAGGCCCAGGAAGGACTGACCAGCATTCGAATGATTAAATCGTTTGGTCTGGAAGACTATCAGTCGGCGCGTTTTGCGCAGGTTGCGGCGGATGCGGGCGCCAAAAATATGTACGTCGCCCGGGTTGATGCGCGTTTTGACCCCACCATTTACATCGCCATCGGGTTGTCGCATATGCTGGCCATCGGCGGCGGCAGTTGGATGGTGATCAACGGTTCGTTGACGTTGGGGACATTGACCAGTTTTGTTATGTACCTTGGGTTGATGATATGGCCGATGCTGGCGTTGGCCTGGATGTTCAATATCGTCGAGCGCGGAAGCGCCGCGTATGGCCGTATTCGCCAACTGTTGGCGGAGGAGCCAGTCGTGAGGGACGGCACGCAATCTTTGCCGGCCGAGCGTGGCGCGCTAGAGGTTAATATTGATGCGTTTCATTACCCTGAGAGTCCGCGCGGGGTACTGAAAGATCTGCGCTTTACGCTCAAGCCGGGGAAGGTGCTGGGGCTGTGCGGGCCTACCGGTTCCGGCAAAAGTACGCTGCTGGCGCTTATTCTTCGCCACTTCGATATTGAGTCGGGGGATATTCGCTATCACAACCTCCCCTTGTCGCACATTCAGCTGGATGAACTGCGTCACCGTTTTGCCGTCGTGGGGCAAACCCCTTTCCTGTTTTCCGATACCGCCGCCCGCAATATCGCCCTGGGACGGCCCGACGCTACCCGGCAGCAGATAGAGCAGGCCGCCCGGCTTGCCAGCGTGCACGAGGATATTCTGCGCTTGCCGCAGGGATATGACACCGAAGTGGGGGAGCGCGGCGTTATGCTGTCCGGCGGTCAGAAGCAGCGTATCGCCATCGCCCGGGCGCTGTTGCTTGACGCGGAAATTCTGATTCTGGATGACGCCTTGTCCGCCGTTGACGGGCGAACGGAGCATCGCATTCTGCGCAATCTTAAGCAGTGGGGCGGACAGCGAACGTTGATTATCAGCGCCCATCGGCTCTCCGCGTTAACGGAGGCGGACGAGATCCTGGTCCTGCAGCACGGACATGCCATCCAGCGCGGCGGCCATCGCGAGCTGGTGGCGCAATCCGGCTGGTATCGGGATATGTACCGTTATCAACAGTTGGAAGCCGCGCTGGATGACGCGTCGCCGGCCGAAGGGGAAAAGGATGAATAG